A part of Vicia villosa cultivar HV-30 ecotype Madison, WI unplaced genomic scaffold, Vvil1.0 ctg.000278F_1_1, whole genome shotgun sequence genomic DNA contains:
- the LOC131626244 gene encoding F-box/FBD/LRR-repeat protein At1g16930-like, with the protein MADRFSLLPDELICHILTFLPTEDAFTTSFLSKRWKPLWLLLPNLDLDDVHFIKSGKSKSLLRKMMSILVQSVHQQHVRSIRLRCASASNYFEYEEEDSANFNTWITAAAEEGLKHIHIHFSWIFNQLGFIFSLRTLVVLDLKFVCVHAFGKVDLPSLKTLRLNRVEFSLDFYLTKLLNGCPNLEEFEGISLSSVVSWDTDIEYKSRSLSKLARASISHLDEFNIPFDIFSNVEFFLLKEIVLDDLPVFANLTRVEVVYVRRSVYWKLVFGVFENCPKLQEFFLGKPPILISEDILWYCPCVVPECLSLQFRKCTVMNYMGEKYEKEFVKYIVENSTSLPEMAMHTPASLDPQRRLEIQNELENYCNQ; encoded by the exons ATGGCTGACCGGTTTAGCTTGTTGCCAGATGAATTGATTTGTCACATTCTCACATTTCTCCCAACAGAAGATGCATTTACCACAAGTTTTCTTTCAAAGAGATGGAAACCATTATGGCTCTTACTTCCCAATCTCGACCTTGATGATGTACATTTCATAAAAAGTGGCAAATCCAAATCTCTCTTAAGGAAGATGATGTCCATTTTGGTACAAAGTGTGCACCAGCAACACGTCAGAAGTATCCGCCTCAGATGTGCGTCGGCTTCTAATTATTTTGAGTATGAAGAAGAAGACAGTGCCAACTTTAATACATGGATAACTGCTGCAGCAGAAGAAGGATTGAAGCACATTCACATTCACTTCTCTTGGATTTTCAATCAACTTGGTTTCATTTTTAGTTTAAGAACTCTGGTTGTTCTTGATTTGAAATTTGTTTGTGTGCATGCTTTTGGTAAAGTAGACCTTCCCTCACTTAAAACCTTGCGTTTGAATAGAGTTGAGTTTTCATTGGACTTCTATCTTACAAAATTACTTAACGGCTGTCCAAATCTTGAGGAGTTTGAAGGAATCAGTTTATCATCAGTGGTGAGCTGGGATACTGATATCGAATATAAAAGCAGAAGCTTATCCAAGTTGGCCAGGGCAAGCATTTCACACTTAGATGAATTTAATATTCCTTTTGACATCTTTTCTAACGTTGAGTTCTTTCTCTTAAAAGAG ATTGTTCTTGATGATCTTCCTGTATTTGCCAATTTAACTCGTGTTGAAGtcgtatatgtaagaagaagtgTTTATTGGAAATTGGTATTTGGTGTGTTTGAGAATTGTCCCAAGCTTCAAGAATTTTTCCTTGGCAAGCCACCGATTTTAATATCGGAAGACATTTTATGGTATTGTCCATGTGTTGTTCCTGAATGCCTTTCTTTGCAGTTTAGAAAGTGTACTGTTATGAATTATATGGGTGAAAAATACGAAAAAGAGTTTGTAAAATACATTGTGGAAAACTCAACATCTTTACCGGAGATGGCCATGCACACTCCGGCTTCGTTGGATCCACAGAGAAGGCTTGAAATACAAAACGAACTAGAAAATTATTGTAACCAATAG
- the LOC131626236 gene encoding F-box/LRR-repeat protein At4g14103-like: MADILSALPDEVVCHILSFLQTKEAVATSILSKRWNHLWRSVLVLNFPDTILYHQDAYFRFTDIICSVLVSVTPIKDFKISLMYKYSQEDLTLDVPGFYDWIDFLVERGVEKLDLYLWLGMPGVPDLPDTILTCKTLVSLKLRFFSINFTFPSLQLPSLKTLDLEFIFCQIDENFMLLLAGCPILDKLTISKIWGFHSQSTNKWEKFSLTNLTQASIDSTYFHFPLEPLHNVHSLSISTAKMDSYNNHVLPTFHNLTSLDLNSFNYRWHFLIQLLKHSPNLQTLKLNEAASDKDIWTKDEETWTRQDDKENWVDPDCVPQCLSLHLKTCHLLSFLGLQGELLLAKYILKNSVVLQTMKIWNGGQPKIKRLLLSCPRASSTCKLTVYHVLCKL, encoded by the exons ATGGCGGATATACTAAGCGCTCTCCCGGACGAAGTTGTATGTCACATTCTCTCCTTTCTCCAAACCAAAGAAGCAGTTGCCACAAGCATTCTATCCAAAAGGTGGAACCATCTATGGCGTTCGGTTCTCGTTTTGAACTTCCCCGACACGATATTATATCACCAAGACGCCTATTTCCGCTTTACCGATATCATCTGCTCAGTCTTGGTATCCGTAACCCCCATCAAGGATTTCAAAATCTCTCTTATGTACAAATATAGTCAGGAAGATCTCACTCTTGACGTTCCCGGTTTTTACGATTGGATCGACTTTTTGGTAGAACGCGGTGTTGAGAAACTTGATCTCTATCTATGGCTAGGCATGCCGGGTGTGCCTGATTTGCCTGATACCATTCTTACATGCAAAACCCTTGTTTCTCTTAAACTTCGCTTtttcagtatcaactttacctttCCTTCTCTTCAACTCCCGTCTCTCAAAACCCTTGACTTAGAGTTTATATTTTGCCAAATAGATGAAAACTTTATGTTGCTTTTAGCAGGATGTCCAATTCTTGACAAATTAACCATATCTAAAATATGGGGCTTCCATTCTCAAAGCACTAACAAATGGGAAAAGTTTAGCTTAACTAACTTGACCCAAGCAAGTATTGATTCAACTTATTTTCACTTTCCATTGGAACCACTTCATAATGTTCACTCTCTTTCAATTTCAACGGCTAAG ATGGATTCCTATAATAATCATGTACTTCCTACCTTTCATAATTTGACCTCCCTGGATCTCAACTCCTTCAATTACCGTTGGCATTTTTTAATTCAACTTCTCAAACACTCTCctaaccttcaaacacttaagcTCAATGAG GCGGCCTCAGATAAGGACATATGGACCAAAGACGAGGAAACATGGACTAGACAAGATGACAAAGAAAATTGGGTGGACCCTGATTGTGTTCCACAGTGCCTTTCATTACACCTTAAAACCTGCCATCTTTTGAGCTTCTTAGGTTTGCAAGGTGAGCTTTTGCTAGCAAAGTATATTTTGAAGAATTCAGTGGTTCTACAAACAATGAAAATCTGGAATGGTGGACAGCCTAAAATAAAAAGACTATTACTATCATGCCCAAGGGCTTCATCGACGTGTAAACTAACCGTATATCATGTTTTATGTAAGTTGTAG
- the LOC131626245 gene encoding putative FBD-associated F-box protein At5g53635, translated as MGKPFPLTNQSLGKSKSLLRKMMSISVQSVHQQHVRSIRLRCASASNYFDYEEEDSANFNTWITAAAKEGLKHIHIHISWIFYQLGFIFSLRTLVVLDLKFVCVHAFGKVDLPSLKTLRLNRVEFSLDFYLTKLLNGCPNLEEFEGISLSSVVSWDTDIEYKSRSLSKLARASISHLDEFNIPFDIFSSVEFFLLKEIVLDDLPVFANLTRVEVVYVRRSVYWKLVFGVFENCPKLQEFFLGKPPILISEDILWYCPCVVPECLCLQFRKCTVMNYMGEKYEKEFVKYIVENSTSLPEMAMHTPASLDPQRRLEIQNELENYCNQ; from the exons ATGGGGAAACCTTTTCCCCTGACGAACCAATCACTTGGCAAATCCAAATCTCTCTTAAGGAAGATGATGTCCATTTCAGTACAAAGTGTGCACCAGCAACACGTCAGAAGTATCCGCCTCAGATGTGCGTCGGCTTCTAATTATTTTGATTATGAAGAAGAAGACAGTGCCAACTTTAATACATGGATAACTGCTGCAGCAAAAGAAGGATTGAagcacattcacattcacatctcTTGGATTTTCTATCAACTTGGTTTCATTTTTAGTTTAAGAACTCTGGTTGTTCTTGATTTGAAATTTGTTTGTGTGCATGCTTTTGGTAAAGTAGACCTTCCCTCACTTAAAACCTTGCGTTTGAATAGAGTTGAGTTTTCATTGGACTTCTATCTTACAAAATTACTTAACGGCTGTCCAAATCTTGAGGAGTTTGAAGGAATCAGTTTATCATCAGTGGTGAGCTGGGATACTGATATCGAATATAAAAGCAGAAGCTTATCCAAGTTGGCCAGGGCAAGCATTTCACACTTAGATGAATTTAATATTCCTTTTGACATCTTTTCTAGTGTTGAGTTCTTTCTCTTAAAAGAG ATTGTTCTTGATGATCTTCCTGTATTTGCCAATTTAACTCGTGTTGAAGtcgtatatgtaagaagaagtgTTTATTGGAAATTGGTATTTGGTGTGTTTGAGAATTGTCCCAAGCTTCAAGAATTTTTCCTTGGCAAGCCACCGATTTTAATATCGGAAGACATTTTATGGTATTGTCCATGTGTTGTTCCTGAATGTCTTTGTTTGCAGTTTAGAAAGTGTACTGTTATGAATTATATGggtgaaaaatatgaaaaagagtTTGTAAAATACATTGTGGAAAACTCAACATCTTTACCGGAGATGGCCATGCACACTCCGGCTTCGTTGGATCCACAGAGAAGGCTTGAAATACAAAACGAACTAGAAAATTATTGTAACCAATAG